A section of the Vibrio vulnificus CMCP6 genome encodes:
- the glnS gene encoding glutamine--tRNA ligase, with the protein MSEADARPSNFIRQIIDKDLADGKHTSVHTRFPPEPNGYLHIGHAKSICLNFGIAQDYQGKCNLRFDDTNPEKEDIEYVESIKNDVSWLGFEWDDEICYSSNYFDKLYEYAVELINKGLAYVDELSPEQIREYRGTLTAPGKPSPYRDRSAEENLALFEKMRDGGFEEGKACLRAKIDMASSFMVMRDPVLYRVRFASHHQTGDKWCIYPMYDFTHCISDALEGITHSICTLEFMDNRRLYDWVLDNITIDCRPHQYEFSRLNLEYTVMSKRKLNQLVTEKLVNGWDDPRMPTISGLRRRGFTPASIREFCKRIGVTKQENMIEFSSLESCIRDDLNENAPRAMAVLDPVKLVIENFPAGEVENLTVANHPNKPEMGEREVPFSREIWIEREDFREEANKKYKRLVLGSEVRLRGAYVIKAERVEKDDEGNITTIFCTYDSETLGVNPADGRKVRGVIHWVSADKGVPAEIRLYDRLFTVPNPAAADDFASTINPESLTVMNGFVEPSLVEAEAEKGYQFERMGYFCADSKDSSKEHLVFNRTVGLRDTWAKIEAK; encoded by the coding sequence ATGAGTGAAGCTGATGCTCGTCCATCAAACTTTATTCGTCAGATCATTGATAAAGATCTGGCGGATGGCAAACACACGAGTGTGCATACACGATTCCCACCGGAGCCAAACGGCTACCTACACATCGGCCATGCAAAATCGATTTGTTTGAACTTTGGTATTGCTCAGGACTATCAGGGTAAGTGTAATCTTCGTTTCGACGATACCAACCCTGAGAAAGAAGACATCGAATACGTTGAGTCGATCAAAAATGATGTGAGCTGGTTAGGCTTTGAATGGGATGATGAGATCTGTTACTCATCGAACTATTTCGACAAGCTTTACGAGTATGCAGTGGAACTGATTAACAAAGGCTTAGCGTACGTTGATGAGCTAAGTCCAGAGCAGATCCGTGAATACCGTGGTACGTTGACTGCACCAGGTAAGCCTAGCCCTTATCGTGATCGTTCTGCGGAAGAAAACCTTGCGCTGTTTGAAAAAATGCGCGATGGCGGTTTTGAAGAAGGTAAAGCGTGTCTTCGTGCGAAGATTGACATGGCATCGTCGTTCATGGTTATGCGCGATCCTGTTCTTTACCGCGTGCGTTTTGCGTCTCACCACCAGACAGGTGACAAATGGTGCATTTACCCAATGTACGACTTTACGCACTGTATTTCAGATGCGTTAGAAGGCATTACGCACTCAATTTGTACTCTTGAGTTTATGGACAACCGTCGTTTGTACGACTGGGTTCTCGACAACATCACCATTGATTGCCGTCCTCATCAGTACGAGTTCAGCCGTCTGAACCTTGAATACACAGTAATGTCTAAGCGTAAGCTCAACCAGTTGGTGACTGAGAAGTTGGTTAATGGCTGGGATGACCCACGTATGCCGACGATCTCTGGTTTACGCCGTCGCGGTTTCACACCTGCGTCAATTCGCGAGTTTTGTAAGCGTATTGGTGTGACGAAGCAAGAAAACATGATCGAGTTTAGTTCATTGGAATCTTGCATCCGTGATGATTTGAATGAAAATGCCCCTCGTGCAATGGCGGTGTTGGATCCTGTTAAGCTAGTGATTGAAAACTTCCCTGCAGGCGAAGTAGAAAATCTGACGGTTGCTAACCATCCAAATAAGCCAGAAATGGGTGAGCGTGAAGTTCCGTTTAGCCGTGAAATTTGGATCGAGCGTGAAGATTTCCGCGAAGAAGCAAACAAGAAGTACAAACGTTTGGTTCTTGGCAGTGAAGTACGTCTGCGTGGCGCGTACGTGATTAAAGCTGAGCGTGTTGAGAAAGACGACGAAGGTAATATCACGACTATCTTCTGTACTTACGATTCAGAGACTTTGGGTGTTAACCCTGCGGATGGCCGTAAAGTACGTGGTGTAATTCACTGGGTATCGGCGGATAAAGGTGTTCCTGCTGAAATTCGTCTATACGATCGTCTATTCACGGTACCAAATCCAGCAGCCGCAGATGACTTTGCTTCAACCATCAATCCGGAATCTTTAACGGTGATGAATGGCTTTGTTGAGCCAAGCTTAGTGGAAGCAGAAGCTGAAAAAGGCTATCAGTTTGAGCGTATGGGTTACTTCTGTGCGGATTCTAAAGACTCCTCTAAAGAGCATTTAGTTTTCAACCGTACTGTAGGTCTACGTGATACTTGGGCGAAGATTGAAGCGAAATAA
- the nagE gene encoding N-acetylglucosamine-specific PTS transporter subunit IIBC encodes MNILGYAQKLGKALMLPIATLPVAALLLRLGQGDLLDIPFMAQAGGAIFGQLPLLFGLGIAIGLSKDGQGAAGLAGAVAYFVLTATATTIDASINMSFFGGIIGGIIAGHSYNAFHATRLPEWLAFFSGKRLVPIMAGLFSLVAGAVAGVVWPSIQGGLDALAHAVSTSGAVGQFVYGTLNRALIPVGLHHVLNSYFWFGMGTCQEILVTGAQAAGQALPALQQLCVDPALAKTLVAGQTHTFEFANAVTPEITATVKEVTETVKSGDLHRFFGGDKGAGVFMNGFFPVMMFGLPGAALAMYLAAPAEKRSQVGGALFSVAFCSFLTGITEPLEFMFVFLAPALYALHAVFTGLALVVANMFGTLHGFGFSAGLIDFLLNWGLATKPFVLLLIGLAFGALYFFTFFFAIRAFNLKSPGREDDDSETSAASGDAKSGDLARQYLKALGGHENLTSIDACITRLRLTLKDRSVADEAVLKKLGAKGVVKLGENNLQVILGPLAEIVAGEMKAIGVNEDLSEVKLP; translated from the coding sequence GTGAATATTCTTGGATACGCGCAAAAGTTAGGTAAAGCTCTTATGCTACCTATCGCAACGCTACCAGTTGCGGCGCTCTTACTACGTTTGGGTCAAGGCGACCTGTTAGATATCCCATTCATGGCGCAAGCTGGTGGTGCTATCTTTGGTCAACTTCCTCTTCTATTCGGTCTTGGTATCGCGATTGGTCTTTCTAAAGACGGTCAAGGTGCTGCAGGTCTAGCAGGTGCAGTGGCGTACTTTGTACTAACTGCAACAGCAACAACAATCGATGCTTCTATCAACATGTCGTTCTTTGGCGGTATCATTGGTGGTATCATCGCTGGTCACTCATACAACGCTTTCCATGCTACACGTCTTCCTGAGTGGTTGGCATTCTTCTCTGGCAAACGTCTAGTGCCTATTATGGCAGGTCTATTCTCACTGGTTGCTGGTGCAGTTGCTGGTGTGGTTTGGCCTTCAATCCAAGGCGGTCTTGATGCTCTAGCACACGCGGTATCGACTTCTGGTGCTGTAGGTCAATTCGTTTACGGTACTCTAAACCGTGCACTAATTCCTGTTGGTCTTCACCACGTTCTTAACTCATACTTCTGGTTCGGTATGGGTACGTGTCAAGAGATCCTAGTAACAGGTGCTCAAGCAGCTGGTCAAGCTCTACCTGCTCTACAACAGCTTTGTGTAGACCCAGCACTAGCGAAAACTCTTGTTGCTGGCCAAACTCACACATTTGAGTTTGCTAACGCTGTAACTCCTGAAATCACTGCAACAGTGAAAGAAGTAACTGAAACAGTGAAATCTGGTGACCTACACCGCTTCTTCGGTGGTGACAAAGGCGCTGGCGTATTCATGAACGGCTTCTTCCCTGTGATGATGTTTGGTCTACCAGGTGCTGCGCTAGCGATGTACCTAGCAGCTCCAGCAGAAAAACGTAGCCAAGTTGGTGGTGCACTGTTCTCTGTAGCGTTCTGTTCATTCCTAACCGGTATCACAGAGCCACTAGAATTCATGTTCGTGTTCCTAGCTCCAGCACTATACGCTCTACACGCTGTGTTCACTGGTCTAGCGCTAGTTGTAGCAAACATGTTCGGCACGCTACATGGCTTTGGTTTCTCAGCAGGTCTAATCGACTTCCTATTGAACTGGGGTCTAGCAACTAAGCCATTCGTACTGCTACTAATCGGTCTAGCTTTCGGTGCTCTATACTTCTTCACTTTCTTCTTCGCAATCCGCGCATTCAATCTGAAATCGCCAGGTCGTGAAGATGATGATTCTGAAACAAGTGCGGCTTCTGGTGATGCAAAGAGTGGTGACCTAGCTCGTCAATACCTAAAAGCACTAGGTGGTCACGAGAACCTTACATCAATCGATGCATGTATCACTCGTCTACGTCTAACGCTTAAAGACCGCTCTGTCGCTGACGAAGCAGTACTTAAGAAACTGGGTGCTAAAGGTGTGGTTAAGCTTGGCGAAAACAACCTACAAGTTATCCTTGGTCCTCTAGCTGAAATCGTTGCGGGTGAAATGAAAGCAATCGGTGTCAACGAAGACCTATCAGAAGTGAAACTGCCTTAA